In Streptococcus mitis, the DNA window TTGGTAATTTGTGCCGTTTCTGGTACTCCTACCTTAGCCAAAGCCCCTTGAGGCATAATATGGAACTGGTTGGTATCGACATCTCTGACACCACCCTGCATGAAGATTAAAATCCAGAAAACAACGACACCTAAGATAAAGTTGTTCATAGGGCCTGCAAAGTTGGTAATCAGTTTCCCCCAGATAGTCGCATTTTGATATTGGACATCTAAAGGTGCAATCCGAACCTCAGTACCATCTGCTTCCACAACCGTTGCATCGTGATCCACTGCAAATGTTTTTTCTTCTTCCAGAACCAGTCCTTTGATAAAGAGCTTGTCTTCAAAGTCAAACTGGGTCACCTGCATAGGAAGAGCTGTTTGATCCAATTTTTTACCTGAGAGATTGATGCGTTTAACCTTACCATCATCAGTAAGCGTCAAACTGACAGGAGTTCCTGTCTTAATTTCAGTTGTATCATCACCCCAACCAGCCATTCGAACATAGCCCCCAAGAGGCAAGATTCGAATGGTATAAGCCGTCCCATCCTTGCCAATATGAGCAAAGATTTTGGGTCCCATACCAATGGCAAATTCACGCACTAGAATCCCTGATTTCTTGGCAAAGTAGAAGTGCCCGAACTCGTGCACCACCACAATAATCCCGAAAACCAGAATAAAGGTTAAAATTCCGAGCATAGTATTTCCTCCGTCTTTTGATTAAAAGAGCCCAAATAAGTGCATGATTGGAAATACGAGCAGCATACTATCGAAACGATCCAAAACACCACCATGTCCAGGGATAAATTTCCCAGAATCTTTGACACCAAAGTGACGCTTGATCGAACTTTCTAGTAAATCACCAAATTGTCCAGCTATGCTAAAGAAAATAGCAAAGACTGACATCTTGTAAATTCCATACGGAAGAGCAACTGTATTGTCAAACATCATAAAGATGATGGTTACTAAAATAGCACCTAAAATACCACCCAAGGCACCCTCAAAGGTTTTATTTG includes these proteins:
- the rseP gene encoding RIP metalloprotease RseP, giving the protein MLGILTFILVFGIIVVVHEFGHFYFAKKSGILVREFAIGMGPKIFAHIGKDGTAYTIRILPLGGYVRMAGWGDDTTEIKTGTPVSLTLTDDGKVKRINLSGKKLDQTALPMQVTQFDFEDKLFIKGLVLEEEKTFAVDHDATVVEADGTEVRIAPLDVQYQNATIWGKLITNFAGPMNNFILGVVVFWILIFMQGGVRDVDTNQFHIMPQGALAKVGVPETAQITKIGSHEVSNWESLIQAVESETKDKTAPTLDVTISENGSDKQVTVSPEESQGRYLLGVQPGIKSDFLSMFVGGFTTAADSALRILSALKNLIFQPDLNKLGGPVAIFKESSDAAKNGIENVLYFLAMISINIGIFNLIPIPVLDGGKIVLNILEAIRRKPLKQEIETYVTLAGVVIMVVLMIAVTWNDIMRLFFR